A stretch of the Neisseria sp. DTU_2020_1000833_1_SI_GRL_NUU_006 genome encodes the following:
- a CDS encoding DUF3460 family protein, which yields MYHYKSEATQFLDKLIEDNPQLETQRLENRHLLWDVELNPQEQAEFEAAKVAKKPYTYYQD from the coding sequence ATGTACCACTACAAATCCGAAGCCACCCAGTTTCTCGACAAACTTATCGAAGACAATCCGCAACTGGAAACGCAACGTCTCGAAAACCGCCACCTGCTTTGGGATGTCGAATTAAATCCGCAAGAGCAGGCAGAGTTTGAGGCTGCCAAAGTTGCTAAAAAACCCTATACATACTATCAAGACTGA
- a CDS encoding O-methyltransferase, whose translation MTVRTSNTPAGLQDYLNTIGQAEHPVLAALRERTLSHRLGNMAIAREQAALLSWLAQLIRAEKYLEIGVFTGYSSTAVALALPEHGKVTACDINVTFTDIARETWRAAGVEHKISLHLQPALLTLDDLIAQGEAESYDLALIDADKPPTPQYFERCLKLVRKGGIIAIDNVLLNGRVLHESDEHSPPSLKILQTFNRSLPEDERIVPITLPVGDGLTLLMKK comes from the coding sequence ATGACCGTCCGCACATCCAACACACCTGCCGGACTACAGGACTACCTCAATACCATCGGACAGGCGGAGCATCCCGTCCTTGCCGCATTGCGCGAGCGCACACTTTCCCACCGATTGGGCAATATGGCCATCGCCCGCGAACAAGCCGCCCTGCTTTCTTGGTTGGCGCAGCTTATCCGTGCCGAAAAATATTTGGAAATCGGCGTGTTTACAGGATACAGCAGCACCGCCGTCGCGCTTGCATTGCCCGAGCATGGCAAAGTTACCGCCTGCGACATCAACGTAACATTTACCGACATAGCGCGCGAAACTTGGCGGGCGGCAGGAGTGGAACACAAAATTTCACTGCACCTGCAACCCGCCCTTTTGACTTTGGACGACCTGATAGCGCAAGGTGAAGCGGAAAGTTACGACCTGGCCCTGATAGATGCGGATAAGCCCCCTACCCCGCAATATTTCGAACGTTGCCTGAAGCTTGTGCGTAAGGGCGGCATTATCGCCATCGACAATGTTTTGCTGAACGGCCGGGTCTTGCATGAGAGCGACGAACACTCCCCGCCCAGCCTGAAAATACTGCAAACATTCAACCGCAGCCTGCCCGAAGATGAACGTATCGTTCCCATTACCCTACCCGTCGGCGACGGATTGACCCTTCTAATGAAAAAATAA